The Cherax quadricarinatus isolate ZL_2023a chromosome 53, ASM3850222v1, whole genome shotgun sequence genome includes a region encoding these proteins:
- the LOC128692435 gene encoding pyrimidodiazepine synthase isoform X5: MANKVALSSLVTMTTKHLSSGSSCPPLEDGVMRVYSMKYCPYAQRTHLVLAAKNIKHEVVYVNLKNKPEWLFEKNSLGKVPVLQINEHCLFESLITCDYLDEVYPEPPLYPAQPLKKAQDRMFIELWSQISAALLKLYFSKKDEQIMKKSCDDIKSGLDVFETELTKRGTKFFGGDTPGMLDYMIWPWAERLPMVEMIARNNGVLTQDRFPKMEL, translated from the exons GATCATCCTGCCCTCCACTGGAAGATGGAGTCATGCGGGTTTACAGCATGAAGTATTGCCCTTATGCCCAGCGAACACATCTTGTTCTTGCTGCCAAGAACATTAA ACACGAAGTTGTTTATGTGAACTTGAAGAACAAACCGGAGTGGCTGTTTGAGAAGAATTCCCTGGGTAAAGTTCCAGTCCTGCAGATAAATGAACATTGTTTGTTTGAGTCGTTGATAACTTGCGACTACCTGGATGAAGTCTACCCTGAGCCTCCACTCTACCCTGCTCAACCTTTAAAAAAAGCTCAAGATCGAATGTTTATTGAGCTCTGGTCACAG ATAAGTGCAGCCTTACTTAAGTTGTACTTCTCAAAGAAGGATGAACAGATTATGAAAAAGTCCTGTGATGACATCAAATCTGGACTTGATGTGTTTGAGACAGAGCTGacaaaaagaggcactaaattctTTGGTGGAGACACACCAG GTATGCTGGATTACATGATCTGGCCATGGGCAGAGAGGCTTCCTATGGTAGAAATGATAGCGAGAAACAATGGTGTCCTCACCCAGGATAGGTTCCCTAAAATG gaactataa
- the LOC128692435 gene encoding pyrimidodiazepine synthase isoform X2, whose protein sequence is MANKVALSSLVTMTTKHLSSGSSCPPLEDGVMRVYSMKYCPYAQRTHLVLAAKNIKHEVVYVNLKNKPEWLFEKNSLGKVPVLQINEHCLFESLITCDYLDEVYPEPPLYPAQPLKKAQDRMFIELWSQISAALLKLYFSKKDEQIMKKSCDDIKSGLDVFETELTKRGTKFFGGDTPGMLDYMIWPWAERLPMVEMIARNNGVLTQDRFPKMLPWMVDMMEDNAVKTVYLPPEAHLKFLTTLDPDNSRLRSFL, encoded by the exons GATCATCCTGCCCTCCACTGGAAGATGGAGTCATGCGGGTTTACAGCATGAAGTATTGCCCTTATGCCCAGCGAACACATCTTGTTCTTGCTGCCAAGAACATTAA ACACGAAGTTGTTTATGTGAACTTGAAGAACAAACCGGAGTGGCTGTTTGAGAAGAATTCCCTGGGTAAAGTTCCAGTCCTGCAGATAAATGAACATTGTTTGTTTGAGTCGTTGATAACTTGCGACTACCTGGATGAAGTCTACCCTGAGCCTCCACTCTACCCTGCTCAACCTTTAAAAAAAGCTCAAGATCGAATGTTTATTGAGCTCTGGTCACAG ATAAGTGCAGCCTTACTTAAGTTGTACTTCTCAAAGAAGGATGAACAGATTATGAAAAAGTCCTGTGATGACATCAAATCTGGACTTGATGTGTTTGAGACAGAGCTGacaaaaagaggcactaaattctTTGGTGGAGACACACCAG GTATGCTGGATTACATGATCTGGCCATGGGCAGAGAGGCTTCCTATGGTAGAAATGATAGCGAGAAACAATGGTGTCCTCACCCAGGATAGGTTCCCTAAAATG TTGCCTTGGATGGTTGATATGATGGAAGATAATGCAGTCAAGACTGTGTATCTGCCTCCTGAAGCCCATTTAAAGTTTTTAACAACTTTAGACCCAGACAACTCAAGATTAAGAAGCTTTTTGTAA